From a single Populus trichocarpa isolate Nisqually-1 chromosome 17, P.trichocarpa_v4.1, whole genome shotgun sequence genomic region:
- the LOC18107025 gene encoding LOW QUALITY PROTEIN: cyanidin 3-O-galactoside 2''-O-xylosyltransferase FGGT1-like (The sequence of the model RefSeq protein was modified relative to this genomic sequence to represent the inferred CDS: inserted 3 bases in 2 codons), translating into MAATPAYHIAMYPWFAFGHLTPFLHLANKLAQAGHKISFLLPTRTQSKLQQFNLHPDIITFIPITVPHVDGLPPGAETTSDVPFPSFTHIMTAMDRTESDIEVLLRXLKPNIVIFDFTYWMPRLARRLGIKSIYYCVVSSVTIGYIMSPARRLSGNKLTKADLMQPPLGFPDLPIKLKAHEAEVYIARRVMKFGSDVMFCDRIYMGMSQCDAIGFRTCREIEGPYADYVGNQFDKPVLFSGPVIPEPNTSTLEEKLYKWLRXFKANSVIYCAFGSECTLEKDQFEELLLGLELTGMPFLAALKPPAGYESIELALPQGFQERICGRGMVHGGWVQQQLILEHPSVGCFITHCGSGSLSEALINKCQLVLLPHVGDHIFQARLMSLHLKVGVEVEKGEEDGLFTKETVYKAVRTVMEEEREFGRDVKTNRAKLREFLSRKSLESSYIDSFNEQLRVLLG; encoded by the exons ATGGCTGCAACACCTGCATACCACATAGCAATGTACCCTTGGTTTGCCTTTGGTCACCTCACACCATTTCTTCACCTTGCAAACAAACTAGCACAGGCAGGCCACAAAATCTCCTTTCTTCTCCCCACCAGAACTCAGTCCAAGTTACAGCAATTCAACCTCCATCCAGACATCATTACCTTCATTCCAATTACTGTTCCCCATGTGGATGGCCTCCCTCCAGGAGCTGAAACCACCTCAGATGTACCTTTCCCTTCTTTCACACATATCATGACTGCCATGGACCGTACTGAGAGTGATATTGAAGTATTACTTC ATTTAAAACCCAATATTGTCATCTTTGATTTCACCTACTGGATGCCAAGACTGGCTCGTCGCTTAGGTATTAAGTCCATTTACTACTGCGTTGTTAGCTCGGTAACTATTGGATATATTATGTCTCCGGCAAGACGACTAAGTGGTAACAAGTTGACTAAAGCTGACCTTATGCAGCCACCATTAGGCTTTCCAGACTTGCCGATCAAGCTCAAAGCTCACGAGGCAGAAGTCTACATTGCAAGGAGAGTTATGAAGTTTGGTAGTGATGTCATGTTCTGTGATCGCATATATATGGGAATGAGCCAATGTGATGCAATTGGATTCAGGACATGCCGAGAAATTGAAGGACCTTATGCTGACTATGTTGGAAACCAGTTTGACAAGCCAGTCTTATTTTCAGGACCAGTTATCCCAGAGCCAAACACCTCAACTTTAGAAGAGAAGTTGTATAAGTGGCTTAG ATTCAAGGCCAATTCTGTGATATACTGTGCTTTTGGAAGTGAATGCACTTTGGAGAAGGATCAGTTTGAAGAGTTGCTCTTAGGTTTGGAGCTCACTGGTATGCCATTCTTGGCAGCACTTAAACCACCTGCGGGTTATGAGTCAATTGAACTTGCATTGCCCCAAGGTTTTCAAGAGAGGATCTGTGGAAGAGGTATGGTCCATGGAGGATGGGTTCAGCAGCAGTTGATTCTGGAGCATCCATCAGTTGGATGCTTCATTACACATTGTGGATCCGGTTCCTTATCTGAGGCATTGATAAATAAATGTCAGCTGGTTCTGCTACCACATGTAGGTGACCATATATTCCAAGCAAGACTGATGAGCCTGCATTTGAAGGTGGGAGTGGAGGTggagaaaggagaagaagatgggtTATTCACCAAGGAAACTGTCTACAAGGCTGTGAGAACTGTAATGGAGGAAGAACGTGAGTTTGGCAGAGATGTCAAAACCAACCGTGCAAAACTGAGAGAGTTCTTGAGCAGAAAAAGTCTAGAGTCCTCTTACATTGACAGTTTCAATGAACAGCTTCGAGTTCTTCTTGGATAG